tgtttatgtgtgagctatggcacagtaaaatgtcactggagacttttaataagactgccagccctattatttctgttacagtgctgacaatgagcaatggcacgtgcactgtagactggcaagaacactgccatctctcctgtttctgggtgacctatgacacagtagaatgtcactggagacttagaagaacactgccagccctcctctttcactttcatcacgctgcccaactgcagtggagactgccaagaacgctgctaccccttctatgtctccctgtgaaatggcgccggatctccgagCGGTACTTCTAGAATCCGAAACTCGTGAGATCTGACGATGCAacattgacgttttgcctcattttcagttccgaggatACACAAAAGTATTGAGCCTGcccggcttggtactcggatctgtgaTGTTCGGGTTTACTcaattttctgaaaaccgagcccgagcatctctatttataagTCCACTCATACATTTCACTACGCTGGTTTAGTATacatttaactgcattttatgtCTTTTCTACATGTTAGTATGAGATCAGGGGGTATTTCATTCCTTAAGTTgctatatgtattaagtagcaaTTTTTTTTGTCTGAACTTCAAAATTATTGTTCATCTCTCGCGATTTGCGGCGCTTTAAACTCGGccatgtttagctgaaaatccCCATCTGCAAACAAATAGTCATTTGTGATTGGTTGAATGTTTAACTTTGAAAAATAGCGCGATTTTGGCCTCTCTAAAATCtgaatgttaaaagaaaaaaaagcatggggtccccctgtctaAGCACTATTaacactagtgctgccagcctactgctgtttgCGCGAAAAGCGGGAAAAAATTTCcctggggtccccctgattttcgtgcaaccagcactaagcaaaccagcCATGGTGGTTGGTACTATAGCAGGAGGACACGTGGCGGGATGCCCTGCcgtaatgacaaaccaaccccagactgttcagcgctgggctggattcactagggagtggggtctgggAAAAAACAAATGTGCGgttcccccctctaggaataacgaGCCCAATGCTGAGCGCACTAGGGCTCTTACTACACCCCTGCCgctgggtgtagggtaataatggggATTGTATGAGAAGAAAACAACCAGACAACATTTTTTTGTTTGGCTGACAACAGCTAAACAATCCAACCAGATCAGTCAGTTTATGGCGAGGTTTACTGACATTAAGTTCAAGTCTCCTGCAGAATTTAACTGACACCCATATACAgtaattcacatttttatttgacTAGTTCAAAAGAATTGCAGTAGCTGTCATTGCAGTTATTTATGTCACCTTAATATTTTTCACACTTTTATGGTGGCGTGAAGTACTTCTGTAACATTCTGTTTagttatttcacttttttaatcAGTCACTCTGTGTTGCAGGTATTTCCTGCTTAATGCCAGTGGGTCCAGAATCCAAAAGGAGAAGTCCTCAGTTCAGCTACTGTTAAATCACATTTGTACTAAATCGATTAGTGCTGAAAAATAGGGAAAGAGCCaagtcaaaaataaaaataaaatatacacatttatttctCATATTTGCTATCACTATTTTTGGGTGAACTAGCTgatttttatttgcaataaattTCTGTTCTACAAATCATTGCCCTCCAAAGAGATTTTGAAAGGGAGATAAACAAGTATGGTTGTCataggctcacagctctcagtatgtaATGTGATTTCAGAATGGAAGAGGATGTCACAATGCAGACAGACCTCAGAGTGACATCATGTCCATTGTGACCGTGGTTGCCATGGCATTCCATGACACAGTAAAGAGTTATAAATCGGTAATAGCAGACCAAAGGCAAACCCAAGGGAAAATGGTAAAGTCCAACATTTTTCTTATAGTCTACCACAGTAATTTCGATTAAAATTACTTCTTTAAGTGAAATTAAGTTCAGATAACAATAGCAGCGATTCTTAAAAACTTTTGTGAGATCACACTTATACTTTTATAGAAATTAGTGCAGTTTTGTTCATCCTACAGATGTGTGTTCCTATTTGTTGGCCCATTGTCAGCCATAATCTGTTTTGTTTCAGGGATGGGCGCTGTTGTTTGCATTGTGTGCAGTGGGCATTGGGGGTACCTTCCAGTATGGGTACAATCTCTCCATCATCAATGCCCCCACCAAAGTGAGTATGCTTCTTCTTTGTTAAATAACTAAGAAAATATTGAAAATTAATGTTCCAACAATACAATAGTGGACTATCTTGCCAAGTGTTATGGTCAGATTCTTACAAAATGTGCGCACTTCAATATTTAATAATCTTTTCTCACCCTGATTGTAGCATATTCAAAAATTTGTGAAAGAATCATGGATGAAGAACAGGGGATCAGAGATGGACAGCCAGACAATCACCCTCATCTGGTCCATAATAGTGTCTATGTACCCACTGGGTGGGTTCATAGGAGGACTACTTGCAGGCCCTATGGCTATCAGGCTGGGGAGGTAACACATATTTCACTCTCTGACatagatacagtatatatatatatatatatatatatatatatatatatatatatatatatatatatatatatatatatataattccagTATTGCTTCACCTTAAAAAACACATGACTGTGCTAGTTAAAAGAGTATATACTGTCTTGTAGTTTGTCATTGCTTGAACGGCTTATGATTTATGGCTATTTTGGTCACGTTTACAGTTTGGTTTCTTGACACTGTCTGTTGTTACCTTTTGTCTGCAGGAAGTCTCTAGTCTTCAGTAACCTGTTGATAGTACTCTCTGCACTCCTTTGTGGGTTCAGCCGCTATGCCAACTGCTTTGTGATGATCATATTGGGGAGAGTATTATCCGGAGTGAGTTCAGGtgatcaataattattttttatttctttttgaacAATTTTTATTGAAGCATGTTTAAATAGGACTTACGAAAAACAATGTGAAATAGACAATATGTACAGTATGAAGTGAAGTTTGAACCTCAGTGAACATCACTGAGCCAGTTTGTCAATAAAAAACAAGCACAACGGCTGTGCCATATATTTATCAATGAAAGGGAAACATATGTAGAAACAATAAGCATACATAACACATGGGTGCCACTCCAGAGACAATGAGCACGAGTAAAATGAAATCATGCGAAAGTGATCGGTGAATGATAAATACACATTCTGGTCTGGAACCAAACAGTGTTCAATGATTATTTTACATAGGATGGAGAATGGAAATGCTAGTTAACGGAATTAAAAGGCTTATGAGAAGAGCTAAGGGATTTAAAGCTTTTCATTTTCGCTGCTCTGTGTAACTATACTCTCTCTTCTCCAGGAGTCAGCATGAATATACAAACTATGTACCTTGAAGAAAGTGAACCTAAGAATCGATATTGCACATTAGCTCTATCCTATGCAGTCTTCACTGCCCTTGGGACAGTGTTGGGTCAACTGGTGGGACTCAGGTAATGCAGAAACATTAATGAAACATTGAATATTAATGCAGAACTGAACTGTAAAAATTAAAGCACATTTTACGAGTTTACATTTGAACAACATAATATGAAAGTGTAATACAGACTTAAATCAATGCTGCAATCTTTGTCTAATTGGTTGCTGTAATGGAGAGCTCTCTCTAAAGGTGGGTGGCCATGTTTCTTAAATACCGAAGGCAAAGTCAAATGTATAATACTGGAAATACTTTGTTCTGTTTATGTTTTTGTACAAAATGtgattataaaaatgtaaaactgcAATAGgtttaaaggcaagatttgcctTTATAAGCACATTGCATTTTCAATTTTGCTGTCAAACTTGCTGAATATCGTCAAATTGCTAAAAGCGCTGCTTAatccatttacccccaggtctctgtAAAATCAAGGAGGTTAAGTGAATTTTAAATGCATAGACCCGGTTCTATGGAACtaagtaaatgtatatatttagtgAGTATGTTgtcaatatacataaaaatatggtCAAAGCTTGAATATTTGTCTTGTGTATCTTATCTTAGAGAGATACTTGGCAGTGAGGAGTTATGGCCTCTTCTCCTAGCAAGTAACGTGGTTCCTGCCATCCTGCAAATTCTGTGTATTCCATGGCTTCCTGATGTATATGCAGTTGGTGAGGATAATGTCATTAACTGATCAATAACATATAAAGTTGGAACTTTTATAGATTGGGCTAATTAGGGATGTAGAGTTAcacttgtctttttttttgtttgttttttaatcagaaaaattttttatttacatttttgtagtgTTATACACACTATTTAAAAATACTaacaataataagttaaaataaaccCACGTAACAACAGTGTCATACCATTGAACACACAAACATTTAAGCATATTGTAAAGTATAGAACAATATTAGTTAAGTAtgttatataaaaatagataaaatgtcaTAATAATTTTTATCTGGTGTCTTTAGTCATTAACATTGGTCTTCTTAATAAcatatatttcattaaatagAATATAATATTTAGAATAATCAATAAACAACAAGTCTTATcactaaatttatttaaaaataagttttagatctataggggggtatttaattgttcctccgggcgctgCCGGAACgagcgcattaaaactattaccgtttatacggtaattactcgctcaatttcagctcgcagctccctgagctgcgagctgaaattgagcgagtaaattgctgtataaacggtaattacgcgcaatattacagtataaatggtaatagttttagagcgctcgtttttccagcggccggaggaacaattgaataccccccataatgttctaatattaaaataatagtgtctGAGCGTCTGTGCAGGGCATAATATCTAAGAGAGATCTAGCTCCCGCAATTCTCCCGTAACATAAGGAGAAATCCTCCATCTGTACCAAATCTTTTCATATTTAGTAGTTAGATTACGACTAGTATACATAAACCGTTCGTGTCCTACAGTAACATTAATAAGATCTATCCATTCTTTTAGATTAAATTTCCCGAAGCCATCCACTTCCTGGCAATAGAGTTACACTTGTACAAGGGAAATAACAATTCACAGATCAACAATTTCTCATAACAACGCAGTCCTAGTTGTTATACTTGTCATTTCTTGCAGCATTGCAGCGGCTCAGTGGCAACTGTGATTGTAGCAGTGGGAAGGAGGAGACGATAGTGGAGCAGGCGACCATCGAAGCTGAAAGCCCAAAGGGCCTGTTTGATCTTGTACGGGACCCATCTGTGCGAAAGCAGCTTCTCACTGTAGCGGTGCTCAGCAGTGCCATGCAACTTTGTGGTAATGACTCGGTACGTTGAAATGCTCCTATTTGCCCTTCcatgtttttttcttgtttcatgTATTCTGCTGAACTTCATTTCCCCCTATATCTTCTATTCCTGTTTACTCTTTTTTTGTATCAGCAAAATGTTATGCATGACTAAACATTAATAGTTGTTTATGTTCTCCCCTCTTTCCAATCTTTTGCAAATAGTGTTTTCTCCTTCTCCCTTCCCCAGTAGATAACACCTCTCTATATCTCCACCTCTGGCTTTGTCTCCCCAGATATATTTCTATGCCTCCTCTATATTTGAAGCAGCCGGGATTCCATCTGAGATGATTCAGTATGTGGTGATTGGCTTAGGAAGCTGTGAGCTCCTCACCTCAATCATCTCTGTGAGTAGTAGCCTAATAAAAGAATAATGTTCTGTTTAGTCACTGATATAATTAGTCACCTCTAAACTAGGCCCAAGGGAATTGGTGCCAAGGGTTAATTCCCACAGGTTTATTTGTATTTAAACAAATATCTGTTGCTGTTGTTATTACCCAACATTTTGACTAAGACAGTGgcttatatgcaaaatagttactgttacacaattcaattggccgcgttgctttttacagtaacgcggcaaATTGCGCAATATTATTGATATTATGGTAATTGTGCGCTTAAATGCCGTTATTAGATTCAATGGCGGGTTAgatttaccgtaataactgtaatagatTTAACGCTGCGCTAATATAGGGTGAAATTGAATTCCGaccaaaatgttaattttttgtatttgtttaatttattatttattacaacaTATATAATGAACACAAATAGAC
The Mixophyes fleayi isolate aMixFle1 chromosome 1, aMixFle1.hap1, whole genome shotgun sequence DNA segment above includes these coding regions:
- the LOC142108507 gene encoding solute carrier family 2, facilitated glucose transporter member 11-like codes for the protein HITYGEVRQRAAQIGGIILGLGYLDITPKRGGWALLFALCAVGIGGTFQYGYNLSIINAPTKHIQKFVKESWMKNRGSEMDSQTITLIWSIIVSMYPLGGFIGGLLAGPMAIRLGRKSLVFSNLLIVLSALLCGFSRYANCFVMIILGRVLSGVSSGVSMNIQTMYLEESEPKNRYCTLALSYAVFTALGTVLGQLVGLREILGSEELWPLLLASNVVPAILQILCIPWLPDVYAVALQRLSGNCDCSSGKEETIVEQATIEAESPKGLFDLVRDPSVRKQLLTVAVLSSAMQLCGNDSIYFYASSIFEAAGIPSEMIQYVVIGLGSCELLTSIISILFIHRIGRRVLVIGGYSLMSVWAVVFMVALSYQAQVSWIPYVSMVCIFAYILTFGIGPAGVTDLLPAEIFDPMARPAAYMICDSLMWIMLFVVGMAFPFIVHGLGHFYYIPFLVVCVCTALYAGFFLPETGGKREFSNHGANPHDEDIGRCGPQEIKSAV